In Bacteroidota bacterium, the genomic stretch GAGCAAGTCTAAAAGATTTGGGTAAAAAATGGTTTGCTTTCTCTAAAATGGAAATGGAAGCTATGGAGATGATTGCTAACCTCCGGTCGTTGAGCGGAGGCGAAACGAAAAATGGAGGTGGTGATGAGTGAATTTCGACAGGCTCAATTACCTTGGAAAGAAATAGAATTATGTCAAATAGCAGAGGTGCAAACTGGACCTTTTGGTAGTCAGCTTAAAAATGAACAATACATTACAGGAGGGACACCTGTTGTAACTGTAGAACATATTCAGGATTTCAGAATTAAAGATTTTAAATATCCGAGCATAACTGATGATGACAAACAGAGATTGAACAAATACTTGATGAAAGAGGGTGATATACTCTTTACAAGAGTAGGCTCGGTTGATATAAGTGCATATGTGAACAAACATCAAAATGGATGGATGTTTTCTTCAAGAATGCTCCGTGTTCGTCCAAAGAATGAAATCAACTCACGTTTTTTATCATATTTCTTTCAACAGAAAAAATTCAGAGAATACATCTTAAACATTTCTGTTGGCGCTACTATGCCATCAATTAATACAGGGATTTTAAAAACAATTCCTATTTCTTATCCCCAACTCCCCGAACAAAAAGCCATAGCCAAAGTCCTTTCCAGTTTAGACGACAAAATAGACCTGCTCCACCGCCAAAATAAAACACTGGAACAAATGGCAGAAACCCTTTTTAGACAGTGGTTTGTGGAAGAAGCTAAGGAGGATTGGGAGGAAGGTGTTTTAGAGAATTTAGTTGATGTAAAATACGGTAAAGACCATAAAAAACTTTTAGATGGAAATATTCCTGTTTATGGTTCAGGTGGAATAATGCGATACGCAGAAAAAGCACTTTTTGAGGATGAGTCTGTACTAATTCCTAGGAAGGGAACATTAAATAATGTAACATATATAAATGAGCCTTTTTGGACTGTTGATACTATGTTTTACACAATTATGAAGAAACCTAATCTTGCAAAATTCATATATCATTTTGTTAAGGAAAAGGACTTAGCTTCAATGAATGTGGGGTCAGCTGTTCCGAGTATGACAACTCAAGTTCTTAATAATATGC encodes the following:
- a CDS encoding restriction endonuclease subunit S, coding for MSEFRQAQLPWKEIELCQIAEVQTGPFGSQLKNEQYITGGTPVVTVEHIQDFRIKDFKYPSITDDDKQRLNKYLMKEGDILFTRVGSVDISAYVNKHQNGWMFSSRMLRVRPKNEINSRFLSYFFQQKKFREYILNISVGATMPSINTGILKTIPISYPQLPEQKAIAKVLSSLDDKIDLLHRQNKTLEQMAETLFRQWFVEEAKEDWEEGVLENLVDVKYGKDHKKLLDGNIPVYGSGGIMRYAEKALFEDESVLIPRKGTLNNVTYINEPFWTVDTMFYTIMKKPNLAKFIYHFVKEKDLASMNVGSAVPSMTTQVLNNMPLQIPFDEDLEYFENTVTPCYQKIKTNNSQINTLEKMRDTLLPKLMSGEMKFKK